Proteins encoded together in one Rana temporaria chromosome 6, aRanTem1.1, whole genome shotgun sequence window:
- the LOC120943894 gene encoding SRSF protein kinase 1-like, with translation MERKVLALQARKKRVKGKKGVKKPEPPSRSSAPDPQSDEPQEEEEEMLGSDDEEQEDPNDYCKGGYHHVKIGDLFHDRYHVIRKLGWGHFSTVWLCWDLQAKHFVALKVVKSAEHYTETALDEIKLLRAVRDTDPDDPGNQRVVQLLDDFKISGTNGTHICMVFEVLGHHLLKWIIKSNYQGVPLPCVKSIIRQVLLGLDYLHSKCKIIHTDLKPENILLCVNDAYIRRLASDATQWLRSGGPPPSGSVVSTAPQPKPSVKLSKNKKKKLKKKQKRQAELLEKRVQEIVGMDVEEEEEEESLPQFQENEVKLEPYEGPEINANGLVSTASPDESDSHTNCNTLSTSLSLPTGDLSAVSDSAVSSLKCSPDEGPNLILDDGMLPQPSDDQQLRQSEVEEASQQQRSEVPEEEKTSAKTEDSDEKTVSDFLLNPLEPQNADKIKVKIADLGNACWVQKHFTDDIQTRQYRSLEVLIGFGYSTPADIWSTACMAFELATGDYLFEPHSGEDYSRDEDHIALIIELLGQVPRKLIAAGKYSKDFFTKKGDLKHISKLKPWGLADVLREKYEWSEEDGALFADFLLPMLELVPEKRATAAQCLRHPFLET, from the coding sequence ATGGAGAGGAAAGTGCTGGCACTCCAGGCTCGCAAGAAGCGGGTGAAGGGAAAGAAAGGCGTGAAGAAACCGGAGCCGCCATCGCGCAGCTCTGCCCCCGATCCTCAGTCAGATGagcctcaggaagaggaggaggagatgctggGCTCTGATGACGAGGAGCAGGAGGACCCCAATGACTACTGTAAGGGGGGGTACCACCATGTGAAGATCGGGGACCTCTTCCATGACCGATACCACGTCATCCGGAAGCTGGGCTGGGGCCACTTCTCCACCGTGTGGCTGTGCTGGGATCTCCAGGCCAAACACTTTGTGGCCCTTAAAGTGGTGAAAAGCGCAGAGCATTACACAGAGACCGCCCTGGATGAGATCAAACTACTCCGCGCCGTCAGGGACACCGACCCCGATGACCCCGGGAACCAGCGGGTGGTGCAGCTCCTAGACGACTTCAAAATCTCTGGCACCAACGGCACGCACATCTGCATGGTCTTCGAGGTGCTGGgacaccacctgctaaaatggATCATCAAGTCCAATTATCAAGGAGTGCCGCTGCCCTGTGTGAAAAGCATCATCCGGCAGGTCCTTCTGGGCCTGGACTACCTGCACTCCAAATGTAAGATCATCCACACCGATCTCAAGCCGGAGAATATCCTGCTGTGTGTCAACGATGCCTACATCCGACGTCTGGCCTCCGACGCCACTCAGTGGCTCCGTTCCGGTGGTCCTCCTCCCTCGGGATCGGTGGTGAGTACAGCGCCCCAGCCCAAACCCTCCGTGAAGctgtccaaaaacaaaaaaaagaagctgaagaAAAAGCAGAAACGTCAGGCTGAGCTCTTGGAGAAGCGAGTACAAGAGATCGTAGGAATGGAcgtggaagaagaagaggaggaagaaagtCTTCCCCAGTTCCAGGAGAATGAGGTCAAGTTAGAACCTTATGAGGGACCAGAAATCAATGCTAATGGGTTGGTGTCTACAGCCTCCCCAGATGAAAGTGACTCCCATACAAATTGTAACACATTGTCCACAAGTTTGAGCCTTCCCACTGGAGACCTTTCTGCGGTGTCGGATTCTGCGGTTTCCTCATTAAAGTGTAGCCCTGATGAAGGCCCAAATCTCATTCTGGATGATGGCATGCTACCTCAGCCGTCTGATGACCAGCAGCTCCGTCAAAGCGAAGTGGAGGAGGCAAGCCAACAGCAGAGGAGCGAGGTACCTGAAGAAGAGAAGACCTCTGCCAAAACGGAGGACAGCGATGAGAAAACCGTATCTGACTTCCTCCTAAATCCTCTTGAGCCTCAGAATGCAGATAAAATAAAGGTGAAAATTGCCGACCTAGGAAATGCTTGTTGGGTACAGAAGCATTTTACAGATGACATTCAGACCAGACAGTATCGATCTCTTGAAGTTCTCATTGGATTTGGATACAGTACACCAGCAGATATCTGGAGTACGGCATGCATGGCATTTGAGTTGGCGACCGGAGATTACCTGTTTGAACCTCACTCTGGTGAGGATTATTCCCGTGATGAAGACCACATCGCTCTGATCATTGAACTGTTGGGACAGGTCCCACGCAAGCTTATTGCAGCTGGAAAATATTCAAAGGATTTCTTCACAAAAAAGGGGGACCTCAAACACATCTCAAAGCTAAAGCCTTGGGGTCTTGCTGATGTCCTCAGAGAAAAGTACGAGTGGTCTGAAGAGGATGGCGCCCTATTTGCAGACTTCTTGCTGCCCATGTTGGAACTAGTCCCTGAGAAGCGGGCCACCGCTGCCCAGTGCCTCCGTCACCCTTTTCTAGAAACCTAA